One genomic window of Halanaerobium saccharolyticum subsp. saccharolyticum DSM 6643 includes the following:
- a CDS encoding HAD family hydrolase, protein MIKNIVFDLGNVLLDFDPERYLEALGYQGKVKEQLKSEIFKTDEWLMLDRGTISQEEAVEIWQQRNPDLRGEIADVMTDWEKILTLKKESLEILESLAAKNYNLYILSNFHEKAFTYVSNKYNFFDYFDGKVISADIGMIKPDPEIYEHLLNKFNLEAGTTLFIDDSQKNIAAAINKGIRVIHFKDAASLKEELKLYLKE, encoded by the coding sequence TTGATAAAAAATATTGTTTTTGATTTAGGTAATGTATTGTTAGATTTTGATCCTGAAAGATATTTAGAAGCTTTAGGTTATCAGGGTAAAGTGAAAGAGCAGTTGAAATCAGAAATTTTCAAAACAGATGAATGGCTGATGCTTGATCGAGGAACCATTAGTCAGGAAGAGGCTGTAGAAATTTGGCAGCAGCGAAATCCAGATTTGCGGGGGGAGATTGCTGATGTAATGACCGATTGGGAAAAAATATTAACATTAAAAAAGGAAAGTTTAGAAATTTTAGAATCTCTTGCTGCAAAGAATTACAATCTTTATATTTTATCAAATTTTCATGAAAAAGCATTTACTTATGTAAGTAATAAGTATAATTTTTTTGATTATTTTGATGGAAAAGTTATTTCAGCGGATATAGGAATGATTAAACCAGATCCCGAGATATATGAGCATCTGTTGAATAAATTTAATTTAGAAGCTGGAACAACTTTATTTATAGATGACTCCCAAAAAAACATAGCAGCGGCTATTAATAAAGGAATAAGAGTTATTCATTTTAAAGATGCAGCAAGTTTAAAAGAAGAATTAAAATTATATCTTAAGGAGTGA
- a CDS encoding DUF47 domain-containing protein: protein MPHMLFGRSKELEIKITEYLDLVNRGSLTFKRDLNRYIKKNFALFEESLNDIKEIENDADDHQKDIKYKLYKYMLIPESRADVLTIIEEIDTITDLAKEVIFEISIEQPIIPDELENDFLELVENSTEAVDMLVKAIRAFFEEISQVNDYVNKVHFFEHQADKNEERLKRKIFSDQFEKIDIAHKIQLRYFIEEIAALSDQAETVSEDVSVAAIKRRI, encoded by the coding sequence ATGCCTCATATGTTGTTTGGCCGTTCAAAAGAGTTGGAAATAAAAATCACTGAATATCTTGATCTTGTCAATAGAGGTTCTCTAACTTTTAAAAGAGATTTAAATAGATATATTAAGAAAAACTTTGCCCTCTTTGAAGAATCTTTAAATGATATTAAAGAGATAGAAAATGATGCTGATGACCATCAAAAGGATATTAAATATAAGCTTTATAAATATATGTTGATTCCTGAATCAAGGGCAGATGTATTAACAATTATTGAGGAAATTGATACTATTACTGATTTAGCCAAGGAAGTTATTTTCGAGATTTCTATAGAACAACCTATTATTCCTGATGAATTAGAAAATGATTTTTTAGAATTAGTTGAAAATAGTACTGAAGCTGTGGACATGCTTGTTAAAGCTATTAGAGCTTTTTTCGAAGAAATTTCTCAGGTTAATGATTATGTCAATAAAGTTCATTTTTTTGAACATCAGGCAGATAAAAATGAAGAGAGGTTAAAAAGAAAAATATTTTCTGATCAATTTGAAAAAATTGATATAGCTCATAAAATACAATTAAGATATTTTATTGAAGAAATTGCTGCTTTGTCTGACCAGGCTGAAACTGTTAGCGAAGATGTTTCTGTGGCGGCTATCAAAAGAAGAATCTAA
- a CDS encoding polysaccharide deacetylase family protein: MKDKQKIKKVLENTEILLEPDDLISTDHATTLHYYVISKPYYLDEFPDEGPETKVREGKITWEKPKLLTPNYMMNMSGFSGEAKKAMQMIARDNPDLAGLLYKMNYRKQSISTFTISKEIEAAEAEIKEEIDENDENLTVIIKGVDELWDVSLMKFIQSLVLKSAYKSQLPDYEEKGFLSTDDKGYSVITRNLEGLPIAASEEIEKMFEMVKNGDEDPSKLKKELDRWGVFNAYQDRFFDLFRED, encoded by the coding sequence ATGAAAGATAAGCAGAAAATTAAAAAAGTACTGGAAAATACAGAAATATTACTTGAACCAGATGATTTAATTTCTACTGACCATGCTACAACTCTTCACTACTATGTAATCAGCAAGCCATATTATTTGGATGAATTTCCTGATGAAGGTCCAGAAACTAAGGTGAGAGAAGGTAAGATAACTTGGGAGAAACCTAAACTTCTAACTCCGAATTATATGATGAATATGAGTGGTTTTAGTGGTGAAGCAAAAAAAGCTATGCAGATGATTGCGCGTGATAATCCTGATTTAGCAGGTTTGCTTTATAAAATGAACTATCGCAAACAATCAATTAGCACTTTTACTATTAGCAAAGAAATCGAAGCTGCAGAAGCTGAAATAAAAGAAGAAATTGATGAAAATGACGAAAATTTAACAGTTATAATTAAAGGAGTAGATGAGCTCTGGGATGTTTCTTTAATGAAATTTATTCAGAGTTTAGTCTTAAAAAGCGCCTATAAGTCTCAACTTCCTGATTATGAGGAAAAAGGGTTTTTAAGTACTGATGATAAAGGATATTCAGTAATAACCAGAAATCTCGAAGGACTGCCAATTGCAGCCAGTGAAGAGATCGAAAAAATGTTTGAAATGGTTAAAAATGGTGATGAAGATCCTTCTAAGTTAAAAAAGGAACTTGATCGCTGGGGAGTTTTTAATGCATATCAAGATAGATTTTTTGATCTGTTTAGGGAGGACTGA
- a CDS encoding ECF transporter S component, with protein sequence MDGLGWEEKKIKLKTRQIVIAGMLGAISIILGATGLGLIPWPSAAGHATIMHLPAILGGIIEGPIVGLLIGLIFGVFSFIRATNPIFADPIIAVLPRLFIGIAAYYAYRSTKNFNQSTSLILAGAVGTIVNTAGVLTLAVIRGYLPLSAALAVAVTNGIPEIIVAAVFSLIIGKALINFQQNN encoded by the coding sequence ATCGACGGACTGGGATGGGAGGAAAAGAAAATAAAACTCAAAACAAGACAAATTGTAATTGCTGGTATGTTGGGAGCTATTTCTATTATTTTAGGTGCTACTGGATTAGGGCTTATTCCCTGGCCAAGTGCAGCGGGACATGCAACAATAATGCATCTTCCTGCTATTTTAGGAGGTATTATTGAAGGCCCGATAGTTGGATTATTAATCGGTTTGATTTTTGGAGTTTTTAGCTTTATTAGAGCAACTAATCCGATTTTTGCTGATCCAATTATTGCTGTTTTACCTCGGCTTTTTATTGGGATTGCAGCTTATTATGCCTATCGTTCGACAAAGAATTTTAATCAGAGTACTTCTTTGATTTTGGCAGGTGCAGTAGGTACTATTGTTAATACAGCAGGAGTTTTAACTTTAGCTGTAATCAGAGGATATTTACCTTTGAGTGCTGCATTAGCTGTAGCAGTGACAAATGGTATTCCAGAAATTATTGTAGCAGCAGTATTCTCATTGATCATCGGTAAAGCTTTAATAAATTTCCAACAAAACAATTAA
- the glgP gene encoding alpha-glucan family phosphorylase has translation MNNNKPHTAYFCMEYGLDENMRIYAGGLGILAGDILKAAKEFSYPVTGIGLLWRKGYSKQVINEAGRPEDQHPVNNEIYEHAEDTGETVSVTIRDQEVTLKIWKLDKFDNATLYLLDANLPENRKYQTITDGLYDGFNEKRIAQEIALGIGGVKAIRKLGLNIDIYHFNEGHAALAGTELIREKIETGMDFHTAWDTVKDEIVFTTHTPVKEGNESHSLDSLKKMSAFNTLTRKQMKEIGDSPFSMTVAGLRLSRMSNGVAKLHGQTSREMWKNVAGKSPIISITNGVHRGTWVDDRIIENMGDTEAVYKTHQTMKQELVDFIKERNGAKLDPNKLIIGFARRATAYKRPNLIFKKSDLIDPYLESGDIQIVFSGKAHPTDDNGKEIVANLVKKAKEFPNSVVFLEDYNMEIARYMTRGVDIWLNNPRKPLEASGTSGMKAAMNGGLNLSILDGWWVEGCEHGINGWQFGDGYVGEGQDESDLYALYRVLLNEVVPTFYGNKDRWKDMMTESIATTYERFSAKKMLERYYSEMYNK, from the coding sequence ATGAACAACAATAAGCCACATACAGCTTATTTCTGCATGGAGTATGGATTAGATGAAAATATGCGTATTTATGCAGGTGGATTAGGTATTTTAGCAGGAGATATTTTAAAAGCGGCAAAAGAATTTTCTTATCCTGTAACAGGAATTGGACTTTTATGGCGCAAAGGTTACTCAAAACAGGTAATTAATGAGGCTGGTAGACCTGAAGACCAACATCCTGTAAATAATGAAATTTATGAACACGCAGAAGATACTGGGGAAACAGTTTCCGTAACGATCAGAGATCAAGAAGTTACACTGAAGATTTGGAAATTAGATAAGTTTGACAATGCAACTTTGTATCTATTAGATGCAAATCTTCCTGAAAACAGAAAGTACCAAACAATTACTGATGGTCTCTATGACGGTTTTAATGAAAAAAGAATTGCTCAAGAAATAGCTCTGGGTATTGGTGGAGTTAAAGCTATTCGCAAACTTGGTCTTAACATTGATATTTATCATTTCAATGAAGGTCATGCTGCTTTAGCTGGAACTGAACTAATTAGAGAAAAAATAGAAACAGGAATGGACTTCCATACAGCTTGGGATACAGTTAAAGATGAGATTGTCTTTACAACTCATACCCCTGTTAAAGAAGGAAATGAATCTCACAGCTTAGACAGCCTCAAAAAAATGAGTGCTTTCAATACTTTAACTAGAAAACAAATGAAAGAAATAGGTGACAGCCCATTTAGTATGACTGTTGCAGGTTTACGTCTTTCAAGAATGTCTAATGGTGTTGCTAAATTACACGGCCAGACTTCCCGAGAAATGTGGAAGAATGTTGCTGGTAAATCACCTATTATCTCAATCACTAATGGTGTTCACAGAGGCACCTGGGTTGATGATAGAATTATAGAAAATATGGGCGATACAGAAGCAGTTTACAAAACACACCAGACAATGAAACAGGAACTGGTTGATTTTATTAAAGAAAGAAATGGCGCAAAACTTGACCCAAATAAATTAATTATTGGATTTGCAAGAAGAGCTACTGCTTATAAGCGTCCCAATCTGATCTTTAAAAAATCTGATCTTATTGATCCATATTTAGAATCAGGGGATATTCAGATAGTATTCTCTGGTAAAGCTCATCCAACTGATGATAATGGAAAAGAAATTGTAGCGAATTTAGTTAAAAAAGCAAAAGAATTTCCAAATAGTGTAGTTTTTCTAGAAGATTACAATATGGAAATAGCTCGTTATATGACTCGCGGTGTTGATATCTGGTTAAACAATCCCCGCAAACCACTTGAAGCCAGTGGTACTTCAGGTATGAAAGCTGCTATGAATGGTGGTTTAAACCTAAGTATTCTTGATGGCTGGTGGGTTGAAGGTTGTGAACATGGAATTAATGGTTGGCAGTTTGGAGATGGCTATGTAGGTGAAGGTCAAGATGAAAGTGATCTTTACGCACTTTACAGAGTCTTATTAAATGAAGTTGTCCCTACTTTCTACGGTAACAAAGATCGCTGGAAAGATATGATGACAGAAAGTATTGCTACAACTTATGAAAGATTCTCAGCCAAAAAAATGCTAGAAAGATATTACTCCGAAATGTATAATAAATAA
- a CDS encoding inorganic phosphate transporter: MIEIIIYLSSGLFLGWSLGANDAANIFGTAVGSRMVKFSTAALIMTIFVILGSVVSGAGASHTLGALGQVGTLPAAFVVAFAAAVAVSWMTKLSLPVSTSHSIVGGIIGWNLYSGFATDLNVLREIVGAWIFSPILSGFFAIVLYFIFKKWLNNSKVHLLQLDFYTRWGLLIVGAFGAYSLGANNIANVMGVFTGIMKINDYQLGIFRFSGSQQLFLLGAIAISVGVVTYSKRVMLTVGSSIMDISPVGAFIVVLASSTTLFVFASATLKNFLILLGLPSLPLVPVSSSQAVVGAVLGLGLAKGGRNINFKLLGKIGVGWILTPITAALISFILLFFMQNVFVRTVI; the protein is encoded by the coding sequence ATGATCGAAATTATTATTTATCTTTCCAGCGGTTTATTTTTAGGCTGGTCTTTAGGGGCAAATGATGCAGCTAATATATTTGGAACTGCTGTCGGAAGCAGGATGGTGAAATTTTCTACTGCGGCTTTGATTATGACAATTTTTGTAATTTTAGGTTCTGTTGTCAGTGGCGCGGGGGCCTCACATACACTTGGTGCATTGGGACAAGTTGGCACTCTTCCAGCCGCATTTGTTGTCGCTTTTGCTGCGGCAGTTGCAGTTTCTTGGATGACAAAATTAAGTTTACCTGTTTCTACATCTCATTCAATTGTTGGTGGGATTATTGGCTGGAATCTTTATTCAGGTTTTGCTACAGATTTAAATGTCTTAAGAGAAATTGTAGGGGCCTGGATATTCTCTCCAATTTTATCAGGTTTTTTTGCAATTGTTTTATATTTTATTTTTAAAAAATGGTTAAATAATTCAAAAGTGCATCTGCTTCAGCTTGATTTTTATACAAGATGGGGACTTTTAATTGTTGGAGCTTTTGGTGCATATTCATTGGGAGCTAATAATATTGCTAATGTAATGGGAGTTTTTACAGGAATTATGAAGATAAATGACTATCAGCTAGGAATATTTAGATTTAGTGGTTCCCAACAGTTATTTTTACTTGGAGCTATTGCAATTTCTGTAGGGGTGGTTACTTATTCAAAAAGGGTAATGCTGACCGTTGGTTCAAGCATTATGGATATTTCGCCTGTCGGTGCTTTTATAGTTGTACTTGCAAGCTCTACCACACTTTTTGTTTTTGCATCTGCTACTTTAAAAAACTTTTTAATTCTGCTTGGTCTGCCTTCTTTACCATTAGTTCCAGTTTCAAGTTCTCAGGCAGTCGTTGGTGCAGTGTTAGGACTTGGTCTTGCTAAAGGTGGTAGAAACATAAACTTTAAATTACTAGGTAAAATTGGAGTTGGCTGGATACTTACACCGATTACAGCAGCACTGATTTCATTTATATTATTATTTTTTATGCAAAATGTGTTTGTAAGGACAGTAATTTAA
- a CDS encoding glycosyltransferase, with product MSEIKHVAFLNPQGNFDPNDSYWTEHPDFGGQLVYVKEVSKALAKMGVDVDIITRQINDPEWPEFSELYDSYPDTDNLRIIRLPFGGDKFLAKEKLWPHLKEYVDAIAEFYDEEGAFPDFFTTHYGDGGLAGVLLKEKMETPFSFTGHSLGAQKMDKLNFSEENFDQLIDRFNFHNRIIAERLTMEFANQIIVSTSQERMEQYSHPYYKGAVDVENDHKFSVIPPGVNTDVFDGSYSEKTAEMIENYLKRDLNTNRIDKPAVICASRLDQKKNHLALVKAFAGNKELQDEANLVITLRGIENPFEDYSSAAGEEKEILDKIMEVIEKNDLKGKVSMFPLNSQKQLAECYGYLAERESVFSLTSFYEPFGLAPVEAMAAGLPAVVTKNGGQSEIMADDEFGILIDPEDPDDIARGLNKIVGKSSIWKNYQIKAKERVESKYTWEQTAKRYLKAMEKGLSFEIPVIHSEIPAYYFLPDSDNEHRLLERFKEKTFKK from the coding sequence ATGAGTGAAATTAAACATGTAGCATTTTTAAATCCACAGGGTAATTTTGATCCCAATGACAGCTACTGGACTGAACATCCTGATTTTGGAGGACAGTTAGTTTATGTTAAGGAAGTTAGTAAGGCTTTAGCAAAAATGGGGGTAGATGTTGATATAATTACTCGTCAGATCAATGATCCAGAATGGCCAGAATTTAGTGAACTGTATGACAGTTACCCGGATACTGATAATTTAAGAATAATTCGTCTTCCTTTTGGTGGGGATAAATTTTTAGCCAAAGAAAAACTATGGCCTCATTTAAAAGAATATGTTGATGCAATTGCCGAGTTTTATGATGAAGAGGGAGCTTTCCCAGATTTTTTCACTACTCATTATGGAGATGGAGGATTGGCTGGTGTATTGCTAAAAGAAAAAATGGAAACTCCTTTTTCTTTTACTGGGCATTCCCTTGGTGCACAAAAAATGGATAAATTAAACTTTTCTGAAGAAAATTTTGATCAGTTAATTGATAGATTTAATTTCCATAATCGGATAATTGCAGAAAGGTTAACAATGGAATTTGCTAATCAAATTATAGTTAGTACAAGCCAAGAAAGAATGGAACAGTATTCCCACCCTTATTACAAAGGTGCTGTAGATGTTGAAAATGATCATAAATTTTCTGTAATTCCACCTGGAGTTAATACTGATGTTTTCGATGGCAGTTATTCTGAAAAAACTGCTGAAATGATTGAAAACTATTTGAAAAGAGATTTAAATACAAATAGAATTGATAAACCAGCTGTTATCTGTGCTAGTCGTCTAGATCAAAAGAAAAATCATCTGGCTTTAGTTAAGGCTTTTGCAGGTAATAAAGAATTACAAGATGAAGCAAATCTTGTTATTACACTTAGAGGAATTGAAAATCCATTTGAAGATTACAGTTCAGCTGCAGGTGAAGAAAAAGAAATTTTAGATAAGATTATGGAAGTTATTGAAAAAAATGATTTAAAAGGTAAAGTATCAATGTTTCCTTTAAACAGTCAAAAGCAACTAGCAGAATGTTATGGTTATCTAGCTGAAAGGGAATCCGTATTTTCTCTTACTTCTTTTTATGAACCATTTGGACTGGCACCAGTAGAAGCAATGGCAGCAGGTTTACCTGCAGTTGTAACTAAAAATGGTGGTCAGAGCGAAATAATGGCTGATGATGAGTTTGGAATTCTAATTGATCCTGAAGATCCAGATGACATCGCTAGAGGACTAAATAAAATAGTTGGTAAAAGTTCAATCTGGAAAAATTATCAGATAAAAGCTAAAGAAAGAGTAGAAAGTAAATATACCTGGGAACAAACAGCAAAAAGATATCTTAAAGCAATGGAAAAAGGCTTAAGTTTTGAAATACCAGTAATCCACAGTGAAATTCCTGCTTATTATTTCTTGCCTGATAGTGACAATGAGCATCGGTTATTAGAAAGATTTAAAGAAAAAACCTTTAAAAAATAG
- a CDS encoding DJ-1 family glyoxalase III: MKKILIPLAKGFEEIEAVTNIDVLRRAGLDVLTAGIGSREIEGDHEIKIETDIEISDVNAEDFDAVVLPGGMPGAANLRDSNQLRNIIKKLNEDNKLCAAICAAPIVLEAAGILDGKNATSYPGFDKDMTSCNYQEDRVVIDGNLITGRGPGVAMEFAMTLVEYLLDKETKDELEKSMLVKNN, encoded by the coding sequence ATGAAAAAAATATTAATTCCTTTAGCAAAAGGGTTTGAAGAAATTGAGGCAGTAACAAATATTGATGTTCTTCGACGTGCTGGACTTGATGTTTTAACTGCTGGTATTGGGAGCAGAGAGATAGAGGGAGATCATGAGATTAAGATTGAAACTGATATAGAAATATCTGATGTAAATGCTGAAGATTTTGATGCAGTTGTTTTACCAGGTGGAATGCCCGGGGCTGCTAATTTAAGGGATAGTAATCAATTGCGTAATATTATCAAGAAACTAAATGAAGATAATAAATTATGTGCAGCAATTTGTGCAGCGCCAATTGTACTAGAGGCAGCAGGTATTTTAGATGGTAAAAATGCAACTAGTTATCCTGGTTTTGATAAAGATATGACATCCTGCAATTATCAGGAGGATAGAGTTGTGATTGACGGTAATCTAATTACAGGTAGAGGTCCCGGGGTTGCTATGGAGTTTGCGATGACATTGGTTGAATATTTGTTAGATAAAGAAACTAAAGATGAGCTTGAAAAATCAATGTTAGTTAAAAATAATTAG
- a CDS encoding mechanosensitive ion channel family protein produces the protein MFEGIKLENYLEILIEKIQNNLLVWSNLIELILFLLLVIASYFLKKILYKQVDELLTKIDALRERKRIRIIDQLLYPLILMILVGIYYVAAVSFDLPVVIISIFGNLVSAWLIVKAITLFFPRNRMFRFLSALIWLVTALRILNIYQETINFLDSLAFNSGNLRISLLLIIKIVIIFSVLFWLAGKLSRIVTSRIDKSDDLTPSVKVLLTKMAKFLIFTSAILFTLSAVGVDLSAFAFLGGAVGVGLGFGLQKIVSNFISGIIILADKSIKPGDVVEIGDVYGWVKKLDTRFVSVVTRSGKEFLIPNEDFITKEVINWSYSDELVRVDAKVGVAYNSDLRLVQKLMMKAIEEKDRILTDPEPNVLLTDFGDSSVNFEIRFWISDPRNGIQNIRSKVLLSVWDHFKENEIEIPFPQRDYHLKSLPDDLNKYLNDAKSKTKKVKEESEEN, from the coding sequence ATGTTTGAGGGTATAAAACTAGAAAATTATCTAGAAATTCTGATAGAAAAAATTCAAAACAATCTTTTAGTTTGGTCTAATTTGATTGAATTAATACTATTTTTATTATTAGTTATTGCTTCTTATTTTTTAAAAAAAATTTTATATAAACAGGTTGATGAACTACTTACTAAGATAGATGCTTTAAGAGAGAGAAAAAGGATTAGAATAATAGATCAACTATTATATCCTTTAATTTTAATGATTTTAGTTGGCATTTATTATGTTGCTGCAGTTTCTTTTGATTTGCCTGTTGTAATAATAAGTATTTTTGGTAATTTAGTTTCTGCCTGGTTGATAGTAAAGGCTATAACTTTATTTTTTCCGCGAAATAGGATGTTCCGTTTTTTATCAGCTTTAATCTGGTTAGTTACTGCTTTAAGAATTCTAAATATTTATCAGGAAACTATAAATTTTTTAGATAGTTTAGCGTTTAACAGCGGCAATTTAAGAATTTCATTATTATTAATTATAAAGATAGTAATTATTTTTAGTGTTTTATTCTGGCTTGCAGGTAAGTTAAGCCGGATTGTAACAAGTAGAATAGATAAAAGCGATGATTTAACACCATCTGTAAAGGTATTATTAACTAAAATGGCTAAATTTTTAATTTTTACTTCAGCAATTTTATTTACTTTAAGTGCAGTTGGAGTTGATTTAAGTGCTTTTGCATTCCTTGGTGGTGCTGTTGGTGTTGGCTTAGGTTTTGGTCTGCAAAAAATTGTCTCTAATTTTATTAGTGGAATTATTATTCTGGCTGATAAATCAATTAAACCTGGTGATGTAGTAGAAATTGGAGATGTTTATGGCTGGGTAAAAAAATTAGATACTCGTTTTGTTTCTGTAGTAACACGTTCTGGCAAAGAGTTTTTAATTCCAAATGAAGACTTTATAACTAAAGAGGTGATTAATTGGTCTTATAGTGATGAGCTTGTCAGAGTAGATGCAAAAGTAGGTGTAGCTTATAATAGTGATCTAAGATTAGTTCAAAAGTTAATGATGAAAGCAATAGAAGAAAAAGATAGAATTTTAACTGATCCTGAGCCAAATGTACTTTTAACAGATTTTGGCGATAGCTCAGTAAATTTTGAAATAAGATTTTGGATTAGTGATCCTCGAAATGGAATTCAAAATATCCGCAGTAAAGTTTTGCTTTCTGTGTGGGATCATTTTAAAGAAAATGAAATAGAAATTCCATTTCCTCAGCGAGATTATCATTTAAAATCATTACCAGATGATTTAAATAAATATTTAAATGATGCTAAATCAAAAACAAAGAAAGTAAAAGAAGAATCAGAAGAGAATTAA